A DNA window from Rhizobium sp. NXC14 contains the following coding sequences:
- a CDS encoding oxidoreductase: MKVWFITGASRGFGALMTKEALAAGDAVIATARNAKTIIEQFGDHPNLLAVALDVTNETQAKEAAAAGIARFSRIDVLANNAGYGLLGAVEEATAEEIEKIYATNVFGLLKVTRAVLPYMRRQRAGHILNFSSIGGYFGYPGWGVYGSTKFAVEGLSESMAAELEPLGIKVTIVEPGFFRTDFLADSSLAISPASIADYEGTPAGNMRSFAADANHAQPGNPAKLAAGIMTMVNSANPPLRMPFGSDTVAMIEAQHASVEKELAAWRELAVSTDFASHATPGD, from the coding sequence ATGAAAGTCTGGTTTATTACTGGTGCATCCCGCGGTTTCGGCGCGTTGATGACCAAGGAAGCACTTGCAGCGGGCGATGCCGTCATCGCCACCGCCCGCAACGCCAAGACCATTATCGAGCAGTTCGGGGATCATCCGAACCTGCTGGCCGTCGCCCTCGACGTCACCAACGAGACGCAAGCGAAGGAGGCTGCAGCCGCCGGCATCGCCCGCTTCAGCCGCATCGACGTGCTTGCCAACAATGCCGGCTACGGCCTACTCGGCGCCGTCGAGGAAGCCACAGCCGAAGAGATCGAAAAGATCTATGCCACCAATGTCTTCGGTCTCCTGAAGGTGACACGCGCCGTGCTGCCCTATATGCGCCGCCAGCGTGCCGGCCATATCCTGAACTTCTCCTCGATCGGCGGCTATTTCGGCTATCCCGGCTGGGGCGTCTACGGCTCGACCAAATTCGCCGTCGAGGGACTGTCGGAATCCATGGCCGCCGAACTCGAACCTCTCGGCATCAAGGTGACGATCGTCGAGCCCGGCTTCTTCCGCACGGACTTCCTCGCCGACAGCTCGCTGGCAATAAGCCCGGCCTCGATCGCCGATTACGAAGGCACGCCGGCCGGAAACATGCGTAGTTTCGCCGCCGACGCCAATCACGCCCAGCCTGGCAACCCCGCCAAGCTCGCTGCCGGCATCATGACGATGGTCAACTCCGCCAACCCGCCGCTGCGCATGCCATTCGGCAGCGATACGGTCGCTATGATCGAGGCGCAGCATGCGAGTGTCGAAAAGGAACTGGCCGCCTGGCGCGAGCTTGCCGTCTCCACGGATTTTGCAAGCCACGCAACCCCTGGGGACTGA
- a CDS encoding nucleoside 2-deoxyribosyltransferase, which translates to MTTIYLAGPEVFLPDALPIMAEKRRLARQFGFEPTGPGSDENQTPIKRTAAEIYARNDVAMRRAEICLANITPFRGVSADPGTVYEIGFMIALGKSVFAYTNHPDDYGLRVRSIWYAGMEIDETSGRPRGPDGIAIENHGMADNLMIDGGVEATGAKVFRAAALPADPARDLTIYLQALQTIADLRG; encoded by the coding sequence ATGACCACCATTTACCTTGCCGGCCCGGAAGTCTTTCTCCCCGATGCACTGCCCATCATGGCCGAGAAACGCCGATTGGCGCGTCAGTTCGGCTTCGAACCGACGGGGCCTGGCAGTGACGAAAACCAGACGCCGATAAAGCGGACGGCTGCGGAGATCTACGCCCGCAATGACGTCGCCATGCGCCGGGCCGAAATCTGCCTCGCCAACATCACTCCGTTTCGGGGCGTCAGCGCCGACCCGGGCACGGTCTACGAGATCGGCTTCATGATTGCTCTCGGGAAATCGGTCTTCGCCTATACCAACCACCCCGACGACTATGGGCTGCGCGTCCGCTCGATCTGGTATGCGGGAATGGAGATCGACGAGACGAGCGGACGCCCGCGCGGGCCTGACGGCATCGCGATTGAAAATCACGGCATGGCCGACAACCTGATGATCGACGGAGGCGTCGAGGCGACGGGAGCCAAGGTATTCCGTGCGGCCGCTCTGCCGGCGGATCCTGCACGCGACCTGACGATTTATCTTCAGGCGCTTCAGACGATCGCTGATCTGCGTGGGTAG
- a CDS encoding VIT1/CCC1 transporter family protein produces MTSNPIERVTDIIDPGDALGEVLFGLIMALTLTVGSRLVFEEEGLDAQELIVATVGCNVAWGIIDAVLFVLGTTFYKSRRLRLFRQIKAAGSETAALNMLAKEFPIEEAPFSAKAADADPLYRSLLTLARRADPVRASLSKNDLLAALAVVFLVSVTSIPAVTPLFLIDSAHLALRVSNLFLIMLLFVTGYAWAKFSGGRPFYAGMTMTCLGLLLVAIAVALGG; encoded by the coding sequence ATGACTTCGAACCCGATTGAGCGTGTTACCGATATCATCGATCCCGGCGATGCACTCGGTGAAGTCCTTTTCGGACTGATCATGGCGCTGACTTTGACGGTCGGCTCGAGACTTGTTTTTGAAGAAGAGGGGTTGGATGCTCAGGAGTTGATCGTCGCAACAGTCGGATGCAACGTCGCCTGGGGGATCATTGACGCCGTTTTGTTCGTTCTGGGGACGACGTTTTACAAGAGCAGGCGGCTACGCCTTTTTCGGCAAATCAAAGCCGCCGGAAGCGAGACCGCGGCGCTCAACATGCTCGCGAAAGAATTCCCGATCGAAGAAGCACCGTTTTCTGCAAAGGCTGCCGATGCGGACCCGCTTTATAGATCACTGCTGACGCTCGCGCGCAGGGCCGATCCTGTGAGGGCGTCCCTCTCGAAAAATGATCTCCTTGCCGCCCTCGCGGTCGTTTTTCTCGTCTCGGTCACGTCCATACCGGCCGTGACCCCTTTGTTTCTCATCGACAGCGCCCACCTCGCTCTGAGAGTCAGCAACCTGTTTCTCATCATGCTGCTGTTCGTGACGGGTTATGCGTGGGCGAAATTTTCGGGAGGCAGGCCCTTTTATGCGGGGATGACGATGACTTGCCTCGGATTGCTTCTGGTCGCCATAGCGGTCGCTCTTGGCGGTTAA
- a CDS encoding alpha/beta hydrolase: MVVLILSSPLALGQEIGPQSQSSHAQVEKLLGLWKEHFAGADSLQERRAAFARLMETMPGPTRIQVRQVDADGVDGELMWPARLHHPIGKRAILYIHGGGFSGGSIRTHSLFAGSLAKAASSDVLLINYRLMPEYTYPAQINDALTAYRWLLDNGYRNENVVVAGDGAGGNIALEAVLRQKQAAKPLPAAVIALSPITDLAATGGTITANAGSDPLVDKAWLETLRKTYLGSRPATDPQASPLYADMTGFPPLLLQVGSGEALLDDTLRLADKAREEGVDVTTEVWPGMPHQWQLFPAMLDDADRSSQTIAEFAIRHFADKPEE; the protein is encoded by the coding sequence CTGGTCGTGCTGATTCTATCGTCTCCACTGGCGCTGGGACAGGAAATCGGGCCGCAAAGCCAGTCCTCGCATGCGCAGGTCGAAAAACTGCTCGGCCTCTGGAAGGAGCATTTTGCCGGCGCCGACAGTCTGCAAGAGCGCAGGGCTGCTTTCGCCAGGCTGATGGAAACAATGCCCGGGCCGACGCGCATCCAGGTTAGGCAGGTCGATGCCGACGGCGTGGATGGCGAGCTGATGTGGCCCGCCCGGCTTCATCACCCGATCGGCAAGAGGGCCATTCTCTACATTCACGGCGGCGGCTTTTCCGGCGGCTCAATCCGCACGCATAGCCTCTTCGCCGGTTCGCTCGCCAAGGCCGCATCCAGCGACGTGCTTCTGATCAATTATCGGCTGATGCCGGAATATACCTATCCCGCCCAGATCAACGACGCGCTGACGGCCTACCGTTGGCTTCTCGATAACGGCTATCGCAACGAGAATGTCGTCGTGGCGGGAGACGGCGCCGGTGGCAATATCGCGCTCGAGGCGGTGCTGCGGCAGAAGCAGGCAGCAAAACCCCTGCCGGCGGCTGTGATTGCGCTGAGCCCGATCACCGATCTCGCCGCGACGGGCGGAACGATAACGGCAAATGCCGGCAGCGACCCGCTGGTCGATAAGGCGTGGCTCGAGACTTTGCGTAAGACCTATCTTGGCAGCCGGCCTGCCACCGATCCCCAGGCCTCACCGCTTTATGCCGACATGACGGGATTCCCGCCGCTATTGCTGCAGGTCGGTTCCGGCGAAGCCCTGCTTGACGACACGCTGCGCCTCGCCGACAAAGCGCGCGAGGAGGGCGTGGATGTGACCACCGAGGTCTGGCCGGGCATGCCGCATCAGTGGCAGCTATTTCCCGCCATGCTCGACGATGCCGATCGCTCGAGCCAGACTATTGCCGAGTTTGCGATCCGGCATTTTGCCGACAAACCGGAAGAATAG
- a CDS encoding DUF1883 domain-containing protein, with amino-acid sequence MQKPNFRFTHYDLKEQRAGTIVEVSLNAVNNVRLMTAPNFQRFTEVLDFKYIGGVARKSPVKLAVPESGHWHVVVDMEGHHGLAESAVKVIAAPVNQKTPRPS; translated from the coding sequence ATGCAGAAACCGAATTTCCGCTTCACCCATTACGATCTCAAGGAACAGCGAGCCGGAACGATCGTCGAGGTGTCTCTGAATGCGGTGAACAATGTTCGTCTGATGACGGCGCCGAACTTCCAGCGTTTCACCGAGGTTCTCGATTTCAAATATATCGGCGGCGTGGCGCGCAAGTCGCCGGTCAAGCTCGCCGTTCCGGAAAGCGGCCACTGGCACGTTGTCGTCGATATGGAAGGCCACCACGGGCTCGCGGAATCCGCCGTCAAGGTGATCGCCGCGCCTGTCAATCAGAAGACGCCACGCCCCTCCTGA
- a CDS encoding YkvA family protein — MQLISKAKIWAKSLKRDIVALWLAARDPRVPWYAKAVAGAVAAYALSPIDLIPDFVPVLGYVDDLVIVPLGILLATRLVPAEVMAALRQEASRRTGRPSGGAGLIFILVVWLACIIFLALAMRKLI, encoded by the coding sequence ATGCAACTGATATCAAAAGCCAAAATCTGGGCAAAGTCACTGAAGCGTGACATCGTGGCACTGTGGCTTGCCGCCCGCGATCCTCGCGTGCCCTGGTATGCGAAAGCGGTCGCTGGCGCTGTCGCAGCTTATGCGCTTTCGCCGATCGATCTGATCCCCGATTTCGTTCCTGTGCTCGGCTATGTCGACGATCTCGTCATCGTGCCGCTCGGCATCCTGCTGGCGACGCGGCTTGTGCCGGCAGAGGTGATGGCTGCGCTTCGCCAGGAGGCCTCAAGGCGGACTGGGCGCCCCTCCGGCGGGGCCGGACTGATCTTCATCCTTGTCGTCTGGCTCGCCTGCATCATCTTTCTGGCTCTGGCAATGCGCAAGCTGATTTGA
- a CDS encoding DegQ family serine endoprotease — translation MQGLFKRASVSLFALMLVLPAAAQAQTAKTVPESQMQMQLSFAPLVKQTSGAVVNVYAEKIIQRQSPFAGDPFFEQFFGQQMPNRSEKQSSLGSGVIVEANGTVVTNNHVVEGADDIKVALPDGREFPCKVVLRDDRVDLAVLKIDTKESFPTLPIGNSDTVEVGDLVLAIGNPFGVGQTVTSGIVSALARNQVVENEFGFFIQTDASINPGNSGGALMNMKGELIGINTAIFSRGGGSNGIGFAIPANLVKVFLASADAGVKSFERPYVGASFDAVTSEVAEALGLNKVRGALVVKVSEGSPAAKAGLKAGQIVTSVNGISVEHPDALLYRLTTAGLGKTVNLTVIDNGHEEQLSLALDRAPETSPRDQRVIGGRTPFTGAVVENLSPRVADELRMPSESAGVVVADVKEDSPAARLGFEPKDIIVSINGTEVKSTKELAEIASSDPGLWRVEIERDGQRIRQFFR, via the coding sequence ATGCAAGGCCTGTTCAAGCGCGCCTCCGTTTCGCTCTTCGCTCTCATGCTCGTTCTGCCGGCTGCGGCCCAGGCGCAGACGGCAAAGACGGTGCCCGAGAGCCAGATGCAGATGCAGCTCTCATTTGCGCCGCTGGTCAAACAGACCTCGGGCGCCGTCGTCAACGTCTATGCGGAAAAGATCATCCAGCGCCAGTCGCCCTTTGCCGGCGATCCCTTCTTCGAGCAGTTCTTCGGTCAGCAGATGCCGAATCGATCCGAGAAGCAGTCCTCGCTCGGGTCCGGCGTCATCGTCGAGGCGAACGGCACTGTCGTCACCAACAATCACGTCGTCGAAGGCGCCGATGACATCAAGGTGGCGCTGCCGGATGGCCGCGAATTCCCCTGCAAGGTGGTGCTGCGCGATGACCGCGTCGACCTCGCCGTGCTGAAGATCGACACCAAGGAGAGCTTCCCGACGCTGCCGATCGGCAATTCCGATACTGTCGAAGTCGGCGATCTGGTGCTGGCGATCGGCAATCCCTTCGGCGTCGGCCAGACGGTGACGAGCGGTATCGTCTCCGCACTTGCCCGTAACCAGGTGGTCGAGAACGAGTTCGGCTTCTTCATCCAGACCGACGCCTCGATCAATCCGGGCAACTCGGGCGGCGCATTGATGAACATGAAGGGCGAACTGATCGGCATCAACACCGCGATCTTCTCGCGCGGCGGCGGCTCGAACGGCATCGGCTTCGCCATTCCTGCCAATCTCGTCAAAGTCTTCCTCGCTTCCGCCGATGCCGGCGTCAAATCCTTCGAGCGGCCCTATGTCGGCGCAAGCTTCGATGCCGTGACGTCGGAAGTCGCCGAAGCGCTTGGGCTCAACAAAGTACGCGGCGCACTCGTCGTCAAGGTTTCGGAAGGCAGCCCGGCGGCGAAGGCCGGGCTGAAGGCCGGCCAGATCGTCACATCAGTCAACGGCATTTCCGTCGAGCATCCGGATGCGTTGCTCTATCGCCTGACGACAGCCGGCCTCGGCAAAACGGTCAATCTGACCGTCATTGACAACGGTCACGAGGAGCAGTTGTCGCTGGCGCTCGACCGCGCGCCGGAGACCTCGCCGCGCGACCAGCGCGTCATCGGCGGGCGCACTCCCTTTACCGGCGCCGTCGTCGAAAACCTGTCGCCGCGCGTCGCAGATGAATTGCGCATGCCCTCGGAATCGGCGGGTGTCGTCGTTGCCGATGTCAAGGAAGATTCCCCGGCAGCCCGCCTGGGTTTTGAGCCCAAGGATATCATCGTTTCGATCAACGGAACGGAGGTAAAATCGACCAAAGAACTGGCCGAGATAGCCAGCAGCGATCCGGGTCTCTGGCGGGTCGAGATCGAGCGCGATGGCCAGCGTATCAGGCAGTTCTTTCGATGA
- the ilvD gene encoding dihydroxy-acid dehydratase, translating into MPAYRSRTTTHGRNMAGARGLWRATGMKDSDFGKPIIAVVNSFTQFVPGHVHLKDLGQLVAREIEAAGGVAKEFNTIAVDDGIAMGHDGMLYSLPSRELIADSVEYMVNAHCADAMVCISNCDKITPGMLMASLRLNIPTVFVSGGPMEAGKVVLHGKQHALDLVDAMVAAADDKISDDDVKVIERSACPTCGSCSGMFTANSMNCLTEALGLSLPGNGSTLATHADRKRLFVEAGHLIVDLARRYYEQDDVKALPRTIASKQAFENAMALDIAMGGSTNTVLHILAAAHEGEVDFTMADIDALSRRVPCLSKVAPAKSDVHMEDVHRAGGIMSILGELDKGGLLNRDCPTVHAETLGDAIDRWDITRTSSDTVRNFYRAAPGGIPTQVAFSQEARWDELDTDRQNGVIRSVEHPFSRDGGLAVLKGNLAVDGCIVKTAGVDESILKFSGPARVFESQDASVKAILANEIKAGDVVVIRYEGPKGGPGMQEMLYPTSYLKSKGLGKACALITDGRFSGGTSGLSIGHVSPEAANGGTIGLVREGDMIDIDIPNRTISLRVSEPELAARRAEQDGKGWRPTEVRKRNVTTALKAYAAFATSADRGAVRDLNAR; encoded by the coding sequence ATGCCAGCTTACCGTTCCAGAACCACGACCCACGGCCGCAACATGGCGGGCGCGCGCGGCCTTTGGCGCGCCACGGGCATGAAGGATTCGGATTTCGGCAAGCCGATCATCGCGGTGGTGAATTCCTTCACCCAGTTCGTGCCGGGCCACGTGCATCTTAAGGATCTCGGCCAGCTCGTCGCCCGCGAAATCGAGGCGGCCGGCGGCGTCGCCAAGGAGTTCAATACGATCGCCGTCGACGACGGCATCGCCATGGGCCATGATGGCATGCTCTATTCGCTGCCCTCGCGCGAGTTGATCGCCGACAGCGTCGAATACATGGTCAATGCCCATTGCGCTGATGCAATGGTCTGCATTTCCAACTGCGACAAGATCACTCCCGGCATGCTGATGGCGTCGCTGCGCCTCAACATCCCCACCGTCTTCGTGTCCGGCGGTCCGATGGAAGCGGGCAAGGTCGTGCTGCATGGCAAGCAACATGCGCTCGACCTCGTCGACGCCATGGTCGCGGCTGCCGACGACAAGATCTCTGATGACGACGTCAAGGTGATCGAGCGTTCAGCCTGTCCGACCTGCGGCTCGTGCTCCGGCATGTTCACCGCAAACTCCATGAATTGCCTGACGGAGGCGCTCGGCTTGTCGCTGCCCGGCAATGGTTCGACGCTTGCCACCCATGCCGATCGTAAGCGCCTCTTCGTCGAGGCCGGCCACCTGATCGTTGATCTCGCCCGCCGCTACTACGAGCAGGACGACGTCAAGGCGCTGCCGCGCACCATTGCCTCCAAGCAGGCTTTCGAGAATGCGATGGCGCTCGATATCGCCATGGGCGGTTCGACCAATACGGTCCTGCACATCCTGGCAGCAGCCCATGAAGGCGAAGTCGATTTCACTATGGCCGATATCGACGCCCTGTCGCGCCGGGTGCCATGCCTGTCGAAGGTCGCGCCTGCCAAGAGCGATGTACACATGGAAGATGTCCATCGCGCTGGCGGCATCATGTCGATCCTCGGAGAGCTCGATAAGGGTGGCCTGCTGAACCGCGATTGCCCGACCGTCCATGCCGAGACGCTCGGCGATGCAATCGATCGCTGGGACATCACCCGCACCAGCAGCGACACCGTCCGCAACTTTTATCGCGCCGCTCCCGGCGGCATCCCGACCCAGGTCGCCTTCAGCCAGGAGGCCCGCTGGGACGAGCTCGACACCGATCGCCAAAACGGCGTCATCCGTTCCGTCGAACATCCCTTCTCGAGGGATGGCGGTCTTGCCGTGCTAAAGGGTAATCTCGCGGTCGACGGCTGCATCGTAAAGACGGCCGGCGTCGATGAATCGATCCTGAAATTCTCAGGCCCGGCCCGCGTCTTCGAAAGTCAGGATGCGTCGGTCAAGGCGATCCTCGCCAACGAGATCAAGGCTGGCGACGTCGTCGTCATCCGCTACGAAGGCCCGAAGGGCGGCCCCGGCATGCAGGAAATGCTCTATCCGACGAGCTACCTGAAGTCGAAAGGCCTCGGCAAGGCATGCGCACTGATCACCGACGGCCGCTTTTCCGGCGGCACCTCGGGTCTCTCGATCGGCCATGTCTCGCCGGAAGCGGCAAACGGCGGCACGATCGGCCTGGTGCGCGAAGGCGACATGATCGATATCGATATCCCGAACCGCACGATCAGCCTGCGTGTCAGCGAGCCCGAGCTCGCCGCCCGCCGCGCAGAGCAAGACGGCAAGGGCTGGCGGCCGACCGAGGTTCGCAAGCGCAACGTCACCACCGCACTCAAAGCCTATGCTGCCTTCGCGACGAGCGCCGATCGCGGCGCCGTGCGGGATCTGAACGCTCGCTGA
- a CDS encoding LysR family transcriptional regulator, with amino-acid sequence MRATELSELAAFAAVARHKSFRKAGEERGVTASAVSHAVLNLEDRVGIRLLNRTTRSVSLTEAGELLVSHLAPAFGEMATALDALNRYRDTPFGRVRINVPNSIGSFVIGRAIAPLIERNPNLQLEINATDRLVDIVEEGFDAGIRFGERVTEGMIALRIKPRIRLVVVGSPAYFARRPKPQTPYELKRHLCIQNMFPSGARYAWEFEKDGQTVSFQPTGPLSLDDHELMMQAALGGVGLAYIWEPRVAKAIADGELVQVLDDWCQPEEPLYLYYPSRRHMSAGFRAVIDAIRAE; translated from the coding sequence ATGCGTGCGACGGAACTTTCCGAACTGGCCGCCTTCGCGGCCGTGGCGCGGCACAAGAGCTTCCGCAAGGCAGGGGAGGAGCGGGGCGTCACAGCCTCTGCCGTTAGCCATGCCGTGCTTAATCTGGAAGACAGAGTGGGAATCCGCCTGCTCAACCGCACAACCCGCAGCGTTTCGCTGACGGAAGCCGGCGAACTCCTGGTCTCACATCTCGCCCCGGCGTTCGGGGAGATGGCGACCGCACTCGATGCGCTGAACCGCTACCGCGACACGCCATTCGGCAGGGTGAGGATCAACGTGCCGAATTCGATCGGTTCCTTCGTCATCGGCCGTGCCATCGCCCCTTTGATTGAACGTAATCCCAATTTGCAGCTGGAAATCAACGCGACCGATCGGCTGGTCGACATCGTCGAGGAAGGTTTTGATGCCGGCATCCGTTTCGGCGAGCGCGTCACGGAAGGCATGATCGCCCTGCGCATCAAGCCGCGCATCCGCCTGGTCGTTGTCGGTTCACCGGCCTACTTCGCAAGGCGTCCGAAGCCGCAAACGCCTTACGAGCTCAAGCGCCACCTCTGCATCCAGAACATGTTTCCCTCCGGTGCACGTTATGCCTGGGAATTCGAGAAGGACGGCCAGACGGTGAGTTTTCAGCCGACCGGACCGCTTTCGCTCGACGATCACGAACTGATGATGCAGGCAGCGCTCGGCGGCGTCGGCCTTGCCTATATTTGGGAGCCTCGAGTCGCAAAGGCCATTGCCGACGGAGAGCTCGTCCAGGTGCTCGATGATTGGTGTCAGCCGGAGGAACCGCTCTATCTCTATTATCCCAGCCGCCGACACATGTCTGCGGGCTTCAGGGCGGTGATCGACGCGATCAGGGCAGAGTAA
- a CDS encoding replication-associated recombination protein A — MSNDLFAPRIPEEVAARRPLADRLRPKTLADVTGQEHLTGEDGVLKRMIESGSLGSMIFWGPPGTGKTTVARLLSGEAGLAFEQISAIFSGVADLKKVFEAARMRRMDGRQTLLFVDEIHRFNRAQQDSFLPVMEDGTVVLVGATTENPSFELNAALLSRARVLTFKSHDEESLEELLTRAEAIEQRPLPLTEEARASLIRMADGDGRAVLTLAEEVWRAAREGESFDTEALTHIVQRRAPVYDKAQDGHYNLISALHKSVRGSDPDAALYYLARMFDAGEDPLYLGRRLVRMAVEDIGLADPQALVICNAAKDAYDYLGSPEGELALAQACVYLATAPKSNAVYTAFKAASQAAKQNGSLLPPKHILNAPTKLMKGEGYGEGYRYDHDEPDAFSGQDYFPEKMGRQTFYDPPERGFERDIRKRLEWWAKLRKERDPR; from the coding sequence ATGAGCAATGATCTCTTCGCGCCGCGTATTCCGGAGGAGGTTGCCGCCAGGCGGCCGCTTGCCGACCGGTTGCGGCCGAAGACGCTTGCCGATGTCACCGGTCAGGAACATCTGACCGGTGAGGACGGCGTGCTGAAGAGGATGATCGAAAGCGGTTCGCTCGGATCGATGATCTTCTGGGGTCCGCCAGGCACCGGCAAAACGACGGTGGCGCGGCTGCTTTCCGGTGAGGCGGGGCTGGCCTTCGAGCAGATTTCGGCGATCTTTTCCGGCGTCGCCGATCTGAAGAAAGTGTTTGAGGCGGCTCGCATGCGCCGCATGGACGGCCGCCAGACGCTGCTGTTCGTCGATGAGATTCATCGTTTCAACCGAGCCCAGCAGGACAGTTTCCTGCCGGTCATGGAGGACGGCACCGTCGTCCTCGTCGGCGCCACCACCGAAAATCCCTCCTTCGAGCTCAACGCCGCTCTGTTGTCGCGCGCCCGCGTCCTCACCTTCAAGTCACATGACGAGGAGAGCCTGGAGGAATTGCTGACGCGCGCCGAGGCGATCGAGCAGAGGCCGCTGCCCCTGACCGAGGAGGCGCGCGCCAGCCTGATCCGCATGGCCGATGGCGACGGCCGCGCGGTTCTGACGCTTGCCGAAGAGGTCTGGCGGGCGGCGCGCGAGGGGGAGAGTTTCGACACCGAAGCATTGACGCATATCGTCCAGCGCCGCGCCCCTGTCTACGACAAGGCGCAGGACGGCCACTACAATCTGATTTCGGCATTGCATAAATCGGTGCGCGGCTCGGATCCGGATGCTGCGCTCTATTATCTCGCCCGCATGTTCGATGCCGGCGAGGATCCGCTCTATCTTGGCCGGCGTCTGGTGCGCATGGCGGTGGAGGATATCGGGCTTGCCGATCCGCAGGCGCTGGTGATCTGCAACGCCGCCAAGGATGCTTATGACTACCTGGGGTCGCCGGAGGGGGAGCTGGCGCTTGCCCAAGCCTGCGTTTATCTCGCCACCGCTCCGAAATCGAATGCCGTCTATACCGCCTTCAAGGCGGCAAGCCAGGCCGCGAAGCAGAACGGCTCGCTGTTGCCGCCCAAACATATCCTCAATGCGCCGACCAAATTGATGAAAGGCGAGGGCTATGGTGAAGGTTATCGCTACGACCATGACGAGCCGGACGCCTTTTCCGGCCAGGATTATTTCCCGGAGAAAATGGGCCGCCAGACCTTCTACGATCCGCCGGAGCGCGGCTTCGAGCGGGATATCCGTAAGCGGCTGGAATGGTGGGCGAAGCTGCGCAAAGAGCGCGATCCGCGCTGA
- a CDS encoding 2-dehydropantoate 2-reductase: MSIKTICIYGAGALGGAIAAKLAGKEDNDIDVSVVARGAHLDTIRSHGLSLRGADAETPLKVRVTATDDPKTLPRQDLVITGLKGHQLPPAAEGIAGLLKQGTRVVMILNGIPWWYFHRDTRSGYAELQFHELDPGGRLWRLIGPDRVIGCVAYQGAEVASPGEIRLSHNGRFVLGEPSGEMSADLSAIAAVLTGAGLSITTTADIRSEIWSKLMGNAAFNPISALTRALMTDIMADPSLMDLISKIMKEVRAVGDAVGAHFAMSVEQRLEQSRHIGGVRTSMLQDLIGGKALEITPLVGMLVALGRLIAVPTPVSETILALVTQLDRENRRGN; this comes from the coding sequence ATGTCCATCAAGACCATCTGTATTTATGGCGCCGGCGCCCTTGGCGGCGCTATCGCCGCCAAGCTCGCAGGCAAGGAAGATAACGACATCGACGTCTCCGTCGTCGCGCGTGGGGCGCATCTCGATACGATCCGCAGCCACGGTCTCAGCCTGCGCGGGGCCGATGCGGAAACCCCGCTCAAGGTGCGCGTGACGGCAACCGACGATCCGAAGACATTGCCGCGACAGGATCTCGTCATCACCGGCCTGAAGGGACATCAGCTGCCGCCTGCCGCCGAGGGGATCGCCGGTCTGCTCAAGCAAGGCACCCGCGTCGTTATGATCCTCAACGGCATTCCGTGGTGGTATTTTCATCGCGATACCAGGAGCGGATATGCGGAGCTGCAATTCCACGAGCTCGATCCCGGCGGCAGGCTCTGGCGGCTGATCGGCCCCGACCGCGTGATTGGCTGCGTCGCTTATCAAGGTGCGGAAGTTGCCAGCCCGGGCGAGATCCGGCTTTCTCACAACGGCCGCTTCGTGCTTGGCGAGCCCTCCGGCGAAATGTCTGCCGATCTTTCGGCCATAGCAGCGGTGCTGACCGGCGCCGGCCTCAGCATTACGACCACGGCGGATATCCGCAGCGAAATCTGGAGCAAGTTGATGGGCAATGCCGCCTTCAACCCGATCAGCGCTCTGACGCGGGCGCTGATGACCGACATTATGGCGGATCCGTCGCTCATGGATCTGATCAGCAAGATCATGAAGGAAGTGCGCGCCGTCGGCGACGCGGTCGGCGCGCATTTCGCCATGTCAGTCGAGCAGCGGCTGGAGCAATCGCGCCACATCGGCGGGGTTCGAACCTCGATGTTGCAAGACCTGATCGGCGGCAAGGCGCTCGAAATTACCCCGCTTGTGGGCATGCTGGTGGCGCTTGGACGCCTGATCGCCGTGCCGACCCCGGTATCGGAGACGATCCTGGCGCTGGTAACGCAGCTGGATCGGGAAAACCGGCGCGGCAACTGA